From one Brevibacterium sp. 'Marine' genomic stretch:
- the purD gene encoding phosphoribosylamine--glycine ligase, whose protein sequence is MKVLVIGSGAREHALVLALSRDPQVDAVIAAPGNPGIAQIAHTEAVDASDAAAVTALAETLDVDLVVIGPEAPLVAGVADALREASFPVFGPSAEAAHLEGSKAFAKEVMESANVPTARTVVAYSTDEAAAALREFGAPHVVKADGLAAGKGVVVTDDLDAALAHASSCLEVSDRVVIEDYLDGPEVSLFVLCDGTTTVPLAPAQDFKRIGDGDTGPNTGGMGAYSPLPWLPAGTVDEIVDTVAQPVVDEMARRGTPFTGLLYCGLALTSKGLRVIEFNVRFGDPETQSVLARLASPLGQTLLAAAEGRLNEVAALEWDPRSSVTVVMAAENYPGTPSTGDIIRGLDTAAALPDVSVLHAGTKLATGPSGGFAPEDAVITKDIAETGDIVTSGGRVLSVVSLGDDLDDARARAYAAVDEIAWDGEQHRTDIAEAAAAGRIELASGYAAPAPVAPVLPGWKHVYSGKVRDLYIPADAADAASAEQLLMVASDRISAYDWVLDSEIPDKGKVLTGLSLWWFDQLADVIGNHVISSDVPAAVAGRGLIVQNLSMFPVECVARGYLTGSGMSDYRATGSVCGIQLPAGLVEADRLEPPIFTPATKAELGDHDENVSFDAVAETVGTETAEKLRDLTVEIYQRAEQIARERGIILADTKFEFGTLPDGTIVLGDEVLTPDSSRFWDAAGYEAGKAQSSFDKQFVRDWLTEESGWDKASDTPPPPLPAEVVEKTRARYIEAFEKLTGETFPG, encoded by the coding sequence GTGAAGGTTCTTGTCATCGGTTCGGGCGCCCGTGAACACGCCCTTGTCCTCGCTCTCTCGCGCGACCCGCAGGTCGACGCCGTCATCGCCGCTCCCGGCAATCCCGGGATCGCGCAGATCGCCCACACCGAGGCCGTCGACGCCTCGGATGCCGCCGCCGTGACCGCGCTGGCCGAGACCCTCGACGTCGACCTCGTCGTCATCGGGCCCGAAGCCCCGCTGGTCGCCGGTGTTGCGGATGCTCTGCGCGAAGCCTCCTTCCCCGTCTTCGGCCCCAGCGCGGAAGCCGCTCACCTCGAAGGCTCCAAGGCGTTCGCGAAGGAGGTCATGGAGTCCGCGAACGTGCCGACTGCCCGCACCGTCGTCGCCTATTCGACCGATGAGGCCGCCGCCGCGCTGCGCGAATTCGGCGCCCCGCACGTGGTCAAGGCCGATGGACTGGCCGCCGGCAAGGGAGTCGTCGTCACCGATGACCTCGATGCCGCGCTGGCGCATGCGAGCTCCTGCCTCGAGGTCTCCGATCGCGTCGTCATCGAGGACTACCTCGATGGCCCCGAGGTCTCCCTGTTCGTCCTCTGCGACGGCACGACCACCGTCCCCCTGGCCCCGGCGCAGGACTTCAAACGCATCGGCGACGGCGACACCGGCCCGAACACGGGCGGAATGGGCGCGTATTCGCCGCTGCCGTGGCTGCCCGCCGGCACGGTCGACGAGATCGTCGACACCGTCGCCCAACCCGTCGTCGATGAGATGGCCCGCCGCGGCACGCCGTTCACCGGTCTGCTCTACTGCGGTCTGGCGCTGACGTCGAAAGGCCTGCGCGTCATCGAGTTCAACGTCCGCTTCGGCGATCCGGAGACCCAGTCCGTGCTCGCCCGGCTGGCCAGCCCCCTGGGCCAGACGCTGCTCGCCGCCGCCGAGGGGCGCCTCAACGAAGTCGCGGCCCTCGAATGGGATCCGCGCTCCTCGGTGACCGTGGTCATGGCCGCCGAGAACTACCCGGGCACGCCGAGCACCGGAGACATCATCCGCGGGCTCGACACCGCCGCGGCCCTGCCCGACGTCAGCGTCCTTCACGCGGGCACGAAGCTCGCGACCGGCCCCAGCGGCGGGTTCGCCCCCGAGGACGCCGTGATCACGAAGGACATCGCCGAGACCGGTGACATCGTCACCTCCGGCGGCCGCGTGCTCTCCGTCGTCTCCCTCGGTGACGACCTCGACGATGCACGCGCGAGGGCCTATGCCGCGGTCGACGAGATCGCATGGGACGGCGAGCAGCATCGCACCGATATCGCCGAGGCGGCCGCCGCCGGACGTATCGAGCTCGCTTCCGGCTACGCCGCCCCCGCCCCGGTCGCCCCAGTGCTGCCGGGCTGGAAGCATGTGTATTCGGGGAAGGTCCGCGACCTCTACATTCCCGCCGATGCCGCCGATGCCGCGAGCGCCGAGCAGCTGCTCATGGTCGCCTCGGACCGCATCTCCGCCTACGACTGGGTGCTCGATTCGGAGATCCCGGACAAGGGCAAGGTGCTCACCGGTCTGAGCCTGTGGTGGTTCGATCAGCTCGCCGATGTCATCGGCAACCATGTCATCAGCTCGGACGTGCCGGCCGCCGTGGCCGGGCGCGGGCTGATCGTGCAGAATCTCTCCATGTTCCCCGTCGAGTGCGTCGCCCGCGGCTACCTCACCGGTTCGGGAATGTCGGACTACCGGGCCACCGGATCGGTGTGCGGCATCCAGCTGCCCGCCGGGCTCGTCGAGGCCGATCGCCTCGAGCCTCCGATCTTCACTCCGGCGACGAAGGCGGAGCTCGGCGACCACGATGAGAACGTCAGCTTCGATGCCGTCGCCGAGACCGTCGGGACGGAGACGGCGGAGAAGCTGCGCGATCTGACCGTGGAGATCTACCAGCGTGCCGAGCAGATCGCCCGGGAACGCGGGATCATCCTCGCCGACACGAAGTTCGAGTTCGGAACCCTGCCCGATGGCACGATCGTTCTCGGCGACGAGGTGCTCACCCCTGATTCCTCCCGCTTCTGGGACGCCGCGGGTTATGAGGCCGGCAAGGCTCAGTCGAGCTTCGACAAGCAGTTCGTCCGCGACTGGCTGACCGAAGAATCCGGGTGGGACAAGGCATCGGACACTCCTCCCCCGCCGCTGCCCGCCGAGGTGGTCGAGAAGACCCGTGCCCGCTATATCGAGGCCTTCGAGAAGCTCACCGGGGAGACGTTCCCCGGCTGA
- a CDS encoding DUF3073 domain-containing protein, translating to MGRGRAKAKQIKVARKLKYYSPDTDLNRLQQELGADAHKSGPSDPYDDEPDYSAYADKYNVDDDDEYED from the coding sequence GTGGGTCGCGGCCGCGCAAAGGCAAAGCAGATCAAGGTAGCTCGGAAGCTGAAGTACTACAGCCCGGATACCGACCTTAATAGACTCCAGCAGGAGCTGGGCGCCGACGCGCACAAGTCTGGTCCGTCCGATCCGTACGACGATGAACCCGACTACTCGGCTTACGCCGACAAGTACAACGTCGACGATGACGACGAGTACGAGGACTGA
- a CDS encoding aldehyde dehydrogenase family protein: protein MSAQITQTTSFIGGRHVPSLLTYANIDPATGGQLGDIARAGADEVDRAVRVAAKAQREWKRSSPEQRSRLLIATAAVITANRDDLARIESEDTGKPLTQAYADVDVCARYFEFYGHTIESYYGHAIPLAEDMHVYTRREPFGVTGHIVAWNYPLQLIGRAAATSLATGNCAVAKPADETPRSTVRLAELIHSVGFPAGAFNVVTGLGAEAGTALSAHPGVAHLGFVGSTQTGSAIAHAAAERVVPTVLELGGKSANIVFPDADVDAAVPSLVRSIIQNAGQTCSAGSRLIVHRDIHAEVVEKMATAMAAVTIGYGLDDPMLGPLISAKQHDRVDGFLSEVDSGQIVTGGTRPDGLADDLAAGAFITPTIVDSVDPQSRIAQEEVFGPVVATLPFADDDEAVALANGTDYGLVTALWTQNISRAHRLAAEVDAGQIFVNTYGAGGGVELPFGGFKKSGYGREKSIEALDEYTQTKTVAIKL, encoded by the coding sequence ATGAGTGCACAGATCACGCAGACGACGTCGTTCATCGGCGGGCGGCATGTGCCCTCTCTGCTCACCTACGCGAACATCGACCCGGCGACCGGCGGCCAGCTCGGCGACATCGCCCGCGCCGGAGCAGATGAGGTCGACCGAGCCGTGCGGGTGGCGGCGAAGGCGCAGCGGGAATGGAAACGCTCGAGCCCCGAACAGCGCTCCCGTCTGCTCATCGCCACGGCGGCCGTCATCACCGCCAACCGCGACGATCTGGCCCGCATCGAATCCGAGGACACGGGCAAACCGCTGACCCAGGCCTATGCCGACGTCGACGTGTGCGCCCGCTACTTCGAGTTCTACGGCCACACCATCGAGTCCTACTACGGTCACGCGATCCCGCTGGCCGAGGACATGCACGTCTACACGCGGCGGGAGCCCTTCGGCGTCACCGGCCACATCGTGGCCTGGAACTATCCGCTCCAGCTCATCGGCCGCGCCGCCGCCACCTCGCTGGCCACCGGCAACTGCGCCGTCGCCAAACCCGCGGACGAGACCCCGCGGTCGACCGTGCGACTGGCCGAACTCATCCACTCCGTCGGCTTCCCCGCCGGAGCCTTCAACGTCGTCACCGGCCTCGGCGCCGAGGCGGGAACGGCACTGAGCGCCCACCCCGGGGTGGCGCACCTGGGCTTCGTCGGATCGACGCAGACCGGTTCGGCCATCGCCCACGCCGCCGCCGAGCGGGTCGTGCCCACGGTCCTCGAACTCGGCGGGAAGTCCGCGAACATCGTCTTCCCCGACGCCGATGTCGATGCGGCCGTTCCGTCGCTCGTGCGCTCCATCATCCAGAACGCCGGGCAGACCTGCTCGGCCGGCTCCCGGCTCATCGTCCACCGCGACATCCACGCCGAGGTGGTCGAGAAGATGGCGACGGCCATGGCGGCCGTGACCATCGGCTACGGCCTCGACGACCCGATGCTCGGCCCCCTGATCTCGGCCAAGCAGCACGATCGGGTGGACGGGTTCCTCTCCGAGGTCGATTCCGGGCAGATCGTCACCGGCGGCACCCGGCCCGACGGCCTGGCCGACGACCTCGCCGCGGGGGCGTTCATCACCCCCACCATCGTCGACTCCGTCGACCCGCAGTCGCGGATCGCCCAGGAGGAGGTCTTCGGTCCCGTCGTCGCGACCCTGCCGTTCGCCGACGACGATGAAGCCGTGGCCCTGGCCAACGGCACCGACTACGGGCTGGTCACGGCTCTGTGGACGCAGAACATCTCCCGTGCCCACCGCCTGGCCGCCGAGGTCGACGCGGGTCAGATCTTCGTCAACACCTACGGTGCCGGCGGGGGAGTCGAACTGCCCTTCGGCGGGTTCAAGAAGTCCGGCTACGGGCGCGAGAAGTCCATCGAAGCCCTCGACGAATACACACAGACGAAGACCGTCGCCATCAAGCTGTGA
- a CDS encoding EamA family transporter → MTFPVLGLVLLAAIAHAVWNLAAKSVTGKGFAFVLGYHGLSAILLAPVAAVIIATGAQPLNWGLVGAAALSAVFHIAYSVTLQSGYDHAPLGVVYPTARGTGPVVTIIIAVALLGERPTLTEALGAFTVIAGIAVVTIRPRGGDGPTTSDGLRRGLAWGGLIGAFIASYTLWDDFAVNHVSDSPLLYFAVSEACVGLIMTAGAFTLPGGQDRRADLREILRNHKRALVTVAILSPLAYVLVLYAMQQAPVALVAPVRETSIIVGTLLAWWFFGERNVLLKLAGALVVVTGIGLIALG, encoded by the coding sequence ATGACCTTCCCCGTCCTCGGGCTCGTCCTCCTCGCCGCGATCGCCCACGCCGTGTGGAACCTCGCCGCGAAGTCCGTCACCGGCAAGGGCTTTGCCTTCGTACTCGGCTACCACGGGCTCTCGGCGATTCTGCTCGCCCCGGTCGCGGCCGTCATCATCGCCACCGGCGCGCAGCCGCTGAACTGGGGGCTGGTCGGCGCGGCGGCACTGAGTGCAGTGTTCCACATCGCCTACTCGGTGACTCTGCAGTCGGGATATGACCATGCGCCGCTGGGCGTCGTCTATCCGACGGCGCGCGGCACCGGGCCGGTCGTGACGATCATCATCGCCGTGGCCCTCCTGGGTGAGCGTCCCACCCTCACCGAGGCTCTCGGAGCCTTCACCGTCATCGCCGGAATCGCTGTCGTCACGATCCGGCCCCGCGGTGGGGACGGTCCCACCACCAGCGACGGTCTGCGGCGCGGCCTGGCGTGGGGTGGGCTGATCGGGGCGTTCATCGCCTCGTACACGCTCTGGGACGACTTCGCGGTCAACCATGTCAGCGACTCCCCGCTGCTGTACTTCGCGGTCTCCGAAGCCTGCGTCGGACTGATCATGACCGCGGGAGCGTTCACCCTGCCCGGAGGCCAGGACCGACGCGCGGACCTGCGTGAGATCCTGAGGAACCACAAGCGGGCACTCGTGACCGTGGCGATCCTCTCGCCCTTGGCGTATGTGCTCGTCCTCTACGCGATGCAGCAGGCGCCGGTGGCGCTCGTGGCTCCCGTGCGGGAGACCTCGATCATCGTCGGCACCCTGCTGGCCTGGTGGTTCTTCGGGGAGAGGAACGTGCTGCTCAAACTCGCCGGTGCCCTCGTCGTGGTCACCGGCATCGGGCTCATCGCACTCGGCTGA
- the purM gene encoding phosphoribosylformylglycinamidine cyclo-ligase, whose product MSSDANPKSTTYAAAGVDVEAGDRAVELMKAAVSATHNSSVVGGMGGFAGLFDVSVLKDFDRPLLASSTDGVGTKVAIAQAMDKHDTIGYDLVGMVVDDIIVCGARPLFMTDYIACGKVVAERIADIVRGIADACASAGVALVGGETAEHPGLLGADEYDVAGAATGVVEASKLLGPEKVRDGDVLIGLPSSGIHSNGYSLVRHIIAEAGWGLDRQVAEFGRTLGEELLVPTHVYTGELAALFDALPDAVHSVSHVTGGGLSANVARVLPQGLVARMSRASWEIPAVFSVLGELGGVPQDDRERTWNLGVGMVLVVDAASVDGVLAASPGAWVLGDVAADDGSLARDPYYVQGAKGVDGGAAILQ is encoded by the coding sequence TTGAGTTCCGACGCGAACCCGAAGTCCACCACCTATGCCGCCGCAGGCGTCGACGTCGAGGCCGGAGACCGCGCCGTCGAACTCATGAAGGCCGCGGTCTCGGCCACCCACAACTCCTCGGTCGTCGGTGGGATGGGCGGATTCGCCGGACTCTTCGACGTCTCCGTGCTCAAGGACTTCGACCGTCCGCTGCTCGCCTCGTCGACCGATGGCGTCGGTACGAAGGTCGCCATCGCTCAAGCCATGGATAAGCACGACACCATCGGCTACGACCTCGTCGGCATGGTCGTCGACGACATCATCGTCTGTGGTGCCCGCCCCCTGTTCATGACCGACTACATCGCCTGCGGCAAGGTCGTGGCCGAACGCATCGCCGATATCGTGCGCGGCATCGCCGACGCCTGCGCTTCGGCCGGTGTCGCACTGGTCGGCGGGGAGACCGCCGAACACCCGGGTCTGCTCGGGGCGGACGAATACGATGTCGCCGGTGCCGCCACGGGTGTCGTCGAGGCGTCGAAGCTGCTCGGGCCGGAGAAGGTCCGCGACGGGGACGTGCTCATCGGTCTGCCGTCCTCGGGCATCCACTCCAACGGGTACTCCCTGGTCCGCCACATCATCGCCGAGGCGGGATGGGGCCTGGACAGGCAGGTCGCGGAGTTCGGCCGCACCCTCGGTGAGGAGCTGCTCGTTCCCACCCATGTCTACACCGGCGAACTCGCTGCTCTCTTCGACGCACTGCCCGATGCCGTCCATTCGGTCTCGCACGTCACCGGCGGGGGACTGTCGGCCAATGTGGCCAGGGTGCTTCCGCAGGGTCTGGTCGCCAGGATGTCGCGGGCCTCTTGGGAGATCCCGGCGGTGTTCTCCGTGCTCGGCGAGCTCGGCGGAGTGCCGCAGGACGACCGTGAACGCACCTGGAACCTCGGCGTCGGCATGGTCCTCGTCGTCGACGCAGCATCCGTCGACGGTGTCCTCGCCGCGAGCCCCGGAGCCTGGGTGCTCGGCGACGTCGCCGCCGATGACGGATCTCTGGCGCGTGATCCCTACTATGTGCAGGGCGCCAAAGGCGTCGACGGCGGCGCCGCGATCCTGCAGTAA
- the purF gene encoding amidophosphoribosyltransferase, with the protein MARGDGQLTHEIDPQDRGPQDECGVFGVWAPGEETAKLTYFGLYALQHRGQESAGIAASNGKQILIYRDMGLVSQVFHERDLELLQGHIAVGHTRYSTTGSPSFENAQPTLGPTPFGTVALAHNGNLTNFDALEAMADARRDHATKVVEEATKKTARTRPFRDSSNDTSLVTELFATEEGENLTEAALNLLPHVEGAFSLVYMDEHTLYAARDRHGVRPLSLGRLENGWVVASETAALDIVGAKFVRDIEPGELIAIDEDGLRSHRFAEPSQARCVFEYVYLARPDSMLAGKNVHAARTQMGRQLAEEYPVDADLVIATPESGTPAAVGYAEASGIPFGQGLMKNAYVGRTFIQPSQTLRQLGIRLKLNPIRENIEGRRLIVVDDSIVRGNTQRALVRMLREAGAAEVHVRISSPPVKWPCFYGIDFATRAELIANGLTTNEICENLGADSLGYISLDGMIAATQQERSQLCTACFSGEYPIPVNNTPADKGC; encoded by the coding sequence GTGGCAAGAGGAGACGGGCAGCTGACGCACGAAATCGACCCCCAGGACCGCGGACCGCAGGATGAATGCGGTGTGTTCGGAGTCTGGGCCCCCGGCGAGGAAACCGCCAAACTCACTTACTTCGGGCTCTACGCCCTGCAGCACCGCGGACAGGAGTCCGCGGGGATCGCTGCCAGCAACGGCAAGCAGATCCTCATCTACCGTGACATGGGCCTGGTCTCCCAGGTGTTCCATGAACGCGATCTCGAGCTCCTGCAGGGCCATATCGCCGTCGGGCACACCCGGTATTCGACGACCGGATCACCCTCTTTCGAGAACGCCCAGCCCACGCTGGGGCCGACTCCGTTCGGCACCGTGGCGCTGGCCCACAACGGCAATCTGACGAACTTCGACGCCCTCGAGGCCATGGCCGACGCTCGCCGCGACCATGCGACGAAGGTCGTCGAGGAGGCCACGAAGAAGACGGCCCGCACCCGGCCCTTCCGCGACTCCTCGAACGACACCTCCCTGGTCACCGAGCTCTTCGCGACCGAAGAGGGTGAGAACCTCACCGAGGCGGCTCTCAACCTGCTGCCTCATGTCGAAGGCGCGTTCTCGCTGGTCTATATGGACGAGCACACCCTCTATGCAGCCCGTGACCGGCACGGGGTCAGGCCCCTGTCTCTGGGCCGGTTGGAGAACGGCTGGGTCGTTGCCTCGGAGACCGCGGCACTCGACATCGTCGGCGCGAAGTTCGTCCGCGACATCGAACCCGGAGAGCTCATCGCCATCGACGAAGACGGTCTGCGCTCGCACCGCTTCGCCGAGCCGAGCCAGGCCCGCTGCGTCTTCGAATACGTCTACCTCGCCCGTCCCGACAGCATGCTCGCCGGCAAGAACGTCCACGCCGCGCGCACCCAGATGGGCCGGCAGCTGGCCGAGGAGTACCCGGTCGACGCCGACCTCGTCATCGCCACCCCCGAATCCGGCACCCCGGCGGCCGTCGGCTATGCCGAAGCCTCGGGCATCCCGTTCGGTCAGGGGCTGATGAAGAACGCCTATGTCGGCCGCACCTTCATCCAGCCCTCACAGACCCTGCGACAGCTGGGCATCCGCCTCAAGCTCAACCCGATCCGGGAGAACATCGAGGGCAGGCGCCTCATCGTCGTCGACGATTCGATCGTGCGCGGCAACACCCAGCGGGCGCTCGTGCGGATGCTGCGAGAGGCAGGAGCGGCAGAGGTCCATGTGCGCATCTCCTCCCCGCCGGTGAAGTGGCCGTGCTTCTACGGCATCGACTTCGCCACCCGTGCCGAACTCATCGCCAACGGGCTGACCACGAACGAGATCTGCGAGAACCTCGGCGCGGACTCCCTGGGCTATATCTCCCTGGACGGCATGATCGCCGCCACCCAGCAGGAACGCAGCCAGCTGTGCACCGCCTGCTTCTCGGGCGAGTACCCGATTCCCGTCAACAACACCCCCGCCGACAAAGGATGCTGA
- a CDS encoding asparaginase: protein MTLSTFTPAQAAELAVVERSGFIESRHIGSAVVLAPDGSPLISLGAPETAVFTRSSLKPLQAIAAMSLGAQLTGPAAALATASHKSEAGHVEVVESMLEVAGLSVSDLQCPSAHPADGDFRRELQERARARSDADTDPRSPLYFNCSGKHAAFLAAARAIGADTSTYLSPDHPVQQKVAEVVAAFASEEPSALGIDGCGAPVFALSLTGLARAVGRVVRMGSADGPAEAATGAWTAYEDEARTLTEAVFADPWAIEGHGRPNSTVIDRLGVFAKGGAEGVIVMATRTGYSVAVKCLDGSSRATGLVALTLLRRAGAFAAGPGAASAPEDDTVDAVIEAITDTVTGGTDSEGRTDVVGTLCVGEDVAKIRRREQN, encoded by the coding sequence GTGACCCTCTCGACTTTCACTCCCGCCCAAGCCGCCGAGCTCGCAGTCGTCGAGCGCTCCGGGTTCATCGAATCCCGGCACATCGGATCCGCCGTGGTCCTCGCCCCGGACGGATCGCCGCTGATCAGCCTGGGCGCCCCTGAGACAGCCGTGTTCACACGCTCCAGTCTCAAACCGCTGCAGGCGATCGCCGCGATGAGCCTCGGCGCGCAGCTGACAGGTCCTGCCGCGGCCCTGGCGACCGCCTCGCACAAGTCCGAGGCCGGGCACGTCGAGGTCGTCGAATCGATGCTCGAGGTCGCCGGGTTGAGCGTGTCCGACTTGCAGTGCCCGTCCGCCCATCCCGCCGACGGAGACTTCCGGCGTGAACTGCAGGAGCGTGCACGGGCTCGTTCAGATGCGGACACCGACCCGCGCTCGCCCTTGTACTTCAACTGCTCCGGCAAGCATGCGGCGTTCCTCGCCGCCGCCCGTGCCATCGGTGCCGACACCTCCACCTACCTGTCCCCGGACCATCCCGTGCAGCAGAAGGTCGCCGAGGTGGTCGCCGCCTTCGCCTCCGAGGAACCGTCCGCGCTCGGCATCGACGGCTGCGGTGCTCCCGTGTTCGCGCTCAGCCTCACCGGATTGGCCCGCGCTGTCGGCCGTGTCGTGCGGATGGGCAGCGCCGACGGCCCCGCCGAGGCGGCGACAGGGGCATGGACCGCGTATGAGGACGAGGCGCGCACCCTCACCGAGGCGGTCTTCGCCGACCCGTGGGCGATCGAGGGACACGGCCGACCGAACTCGACCGTCATCGACCGGCTCGGCGTCTTCGCCAAGGGCGGGGCCGAAGGCGTCATCGTCATGGCCACCCGAACCGGGTATTCGGTGGCGGTGAAGTGCCTCGACGGGTCCTCGCGGGCGACCGGGCTCGTGGCGCTGACCCTGCTCCGGCGGGCCGGAGCGTTCGCTGCCGGGCCGGGAGCCGCCTCGGCGCCGGAGGATGACACGGTCGACGCCGTGATCGAAGCGATCACGGACACGGTCACCGGGGGCACGGATTCCGAGGGGCGGACGGACGTTGTCGGCACGCTCTGCGTGGGTGAAGATGTAGCGAAGATTCGGCGGAGGGAGCAGAACTGA
- a CDS encoding sterol carrier family protein, with the protein MAIRRRIDPDQGRSAVEMWLTQARLDAAPADRSTTATAVRFTLEELASRAEGNSVEVRVPPFGVTQCIAGPRHTRGTPPNVVETSAEVWLALVTGRTDFATALAAGDIDASGTRADLGDFLPLFTAAELEDRR; encoded by the coding sequence ATGGCGATTCGCAGAAGGATAGACCCCGATCAGGGGCGCAGTGCCGTGGAGATGTGGCTGACCCAGGCGAGGCTCGATGCGGCCCCGGCCGACCGGTCGACCACCGCCACCGCCGTGCGCTTCACCCTCGAAGAGCTCGCCTCCCGCGCCGAAGGCAACAGCGTCGAGGTTCGGGTCCCGCCGTTCGGGGTCACGCAGTGCATCGCCGGACCCCGGCACACCCGCGGCACCCCGCCGAACGTCGTCGAAACCTCCGCCGAGGTGTGGCTGGCCCTGGTCACCGGACGCACCGACTTCGCCACCGCGCTCGCCGCCGGAGACATCGACGCCTCGGGAACCCGAGCCGACCTCGGCGACTTCCTGCCCCTGTTCACCGCTGCCGAACTCGAGGACCGACGATGA
- a CDS encoding universal stress protein, whose amino-acid sequence MSHTIIVGIDGSDNAECALQWAIMHAQKTSAEIRIVSAYTVPGVNMSQADIVYPADFDSAVKQTVESIAEAAAATVTKAGIPVSTTIAPGDASGVMVEHSKNAALAVVGARGRGGFAGRLLGSVALAMPAHSQCPTVVVPSTWPTRVMPTTPLPVDDPVRTTDGPSAEAETGSRPDFSGEVVAAVDPFETDTPVLRAAAAQAAIYGVPLRLVGVTATHILSPEWMPSEEHLIRMYDEAAKAFTAAADSLTTDFPDLEVRYSIFDAPATEVLVSATYTADLMVIGSRGRGGFVSTILGSTSQGVLSHAVCPVRVVRVNRRQPGRRR is encoded by the coding sequence ATGTCCCATACGATCATCGTCGGCATCGACGGTTCCGACAACGCCGAATGCGCCCTGCAATGGGCGATCATGCACGCACAGAAGACCTCCGCAGAGATCCGCATCGTCTCCGCCTACACCGTCCCCGGCGTGAATATGAGCCAGGCCGATATCGTCTACCCCGCCGATTTCGACAGTGCCGTGAAGCAGACCGTCGAATCCATCGCCGAGGCGGCCGCCGCCACCGTCACGAAGGCCGGGATTCCCGTCTCGACGACGATCGCTCCCGGTGACGCCTCCGGAGTGATGGTCGAGCATTCGAAGAACGCCGCCCTCGCCGTCGTCGGGGCACGTGGTCGCGGCGGATTCGCCGGTCGCCTCCTCGGGTCCGTGGCCTTGGCGATGCCCGCGCACTCGCAGTGCCCCACCGTCGTCGTCCCGAGCACCTGGCCCACCCGAGTCATGCCCACGACTCCCCTGCCCGTCGATGATCCCGTCCGCACGACGGATGGTCCCTCCGCCGAGGCGGAGACCGGTTCACGCCCCGACTTCTCCGGGGAGGTCGTCGCCGCCGTCGATCCCTTCGAAACCGACACCCCGGTGCTGCGCGCAGCTGCCGCTCAGGCCGCGATCTACGGTGTTCCGCTGCGCCTCGTCGGGGTCACCGCCACGCACATCCTCTCGCCGGAGTGGATGCCCAGCGAAGAGCATCTCATCCGGATGTACGACGAAGCGGCGAAGGCCTTCACCGCCGCGGCCGATTCGCTCACGACCGATTTCCCCGACCTCGAGGTGCGGTACTCGATCTTCGACGCTCCCGCCACTGAGGTGCTCGTGTCCGCCACATACACCGCCGATCTCATGGTCATCGGCTCCCGTGGCCGCGGCGGCTTCGTCTCCACCATCCTCGGGTCGACGTCGCAGGGCGTGCTCTCCCACGCCGTGTGTCCGGTCCGGGTGGTGCGGGTCAACCGCCGTCAGCCCGGCCGTCGCCGCTGA